TACAACCTTTAGCCGGTCGACCGCTACTAGGACATGTTATTAAGACAGCAAAACAACTATTAGCAAAAAATATCATTACCATTTATGGACACGGCGGCGATCACGTAAAACAGACGTTTGCACAAGAAAATATTGAATGGGTTGAACAAGCAGAACAATTAGGTACAGGTCATGCTGTACAAATGACTTTACCGGTGCTTCCTAAAGACGGTATTTCATTAATTCTATACGGTGATGTACCTTTAGTACGTCAAGCAACGCTTGAGCAACTTGTTGAAGTATCTAGTAAAACCGGTATTGGTATGATTACTTTACACGTCGATAACCCAACAGGTTATGGCCGTATTGTTCGCCAAGAAGGAAAAATTCAAGCGATTGTTGAACATAAAGATGCAACAGATGCTCAGCGCCAAATTCAAGAAATCAACACAGGTATTTACTGTGTAAGCAATGCAAAACTTCATGAATGGTTGCCTAAGCTTTCTAATGAAAATGCGCAAGGCGAATACTATTTAACGGACATCGTTGCGATGGCGGTAGCAGATGGCTTAGAAATCGCCTCTATTCAGCCAGAACTTGCTTTTGAAGTTGAAGGGGTGAATGACCGCTTACAACTTGCAGCACTTGAACGTGAATTCCAACAACAGCAAGCAAAAGAACTTATGCAACAAGGCGTAACTTTTGCCGACCCTGCCCGTTTTGACTTACGTGGTTCTGTAAAAGTTGGACACGATGTTCGTATTGATGTGAATGTCATTATTGAAGGTGACTGCGAAATCGGTGACTTTGTAGAAATCGGTGCGGGTTGTATTTTGAAAAATACAAAAATTGCAGCGGGAACTAAAATCCAAGCGTATAGCGTTTTTGATGGTGCAGTTGTTGGTGAGAACACCCAGATTGGCCCATTTGCACGCTTACGCCCAGGCGCTAAATTGGCGAACGAAGTCCACATTGGTAACTTCGTTGAAGTCAAAAACACAACTATCGGTCTTGGCAGTAAAGCCAACCATTTCACCTACTTAGGTGATGCCGAGATCGGTGCGGACTCAAATATTGGGGCAGGTACAATTACCTGCAATTATGATGGTGCAAATAAACACAAAACCACTATTGGCGATGCAGTCTTTATCGGTTCTAATAGCTCGCTGGTTGCGCCTGTGACTATTGGAAATGGAGCAACAGTCGGTGCGGGTTCTGTGATTACGAAAGATGTGGCTGAACAAAGTCTCTCCTTTGAACGTGCTCAACAAATTTCTAAAGCAAATTATCAACGTCCCCAAAAGCGTGAAAAATAAGAGGATTGAATTATGTGTGGTATCGTCGGAGGCGTTGCAGAGCGTTGTGTAACCGAGATTTTAATCGAAGGTTTAAAACGTCTTGAATATCGCGGTTATGATTCAGCGGGCGTTGCTTTACTGAATAATCAACAAGTTTTACGTGAGCGCCGTGTAGGTAAGGTGATTAACCTTGCCGATGCAGTTGCTGACCAGCAGCTTACTGGGGTAGTTGGTATTGCTCATACACGTTGGGCAACACATGGTAAACCAACTGAAAATAATGCTCACCCGCACATGTCGGGCAAAGTGGCAGTCGTTCACAACGGTATTATCGAAAACTATCAAGAGCTTAAAGATGACCTTCAAGCTTTAGGATATGTATTTACCTCTCAAACAGATACAGAAGTTGTTGCTCACTTAGTTGCTGAAGCACTAAAAAGCACTGACAGCTTACTTGAAGCAGTAGAATCTGTTGTTCCTCAGCTTAAAGGTGCATACGCACTGGGTATTATCCATAGCGATTACCCAGATGAGTTAATCACTGTACGTGAAGGTTCACCACTCGTGATTGGTGTAGGTATTGGTGAGAACTTTATTAGTTCAGACCAACTTGCGCTTTTACCTGTGACTAACCGTTTTATGTATTTAGAAGAAGGTGATATTGCTCGCCTGACTCGTACTTCAATTGAAGTATTTGCAAACGGTCAACTTGTTGAACGTCCAGTGAAAGAGCTTGATGCAACAGTAAGTAATGCTTCAAAAGGTGAATTTAAGCACTACATGCTCAAAGAAATTTATGAGCAACCAGAAGCAATCAAACAAACGATTTCTCAAGCACTTGACGGCAACAGCTTACGCGCAGATTTCTTGCAAGATGCCAATGCAGATTTCAGCAAAATTCAAAGCGTACAAATCATTGCGTGTGGTACAAGTTACCACTCAGGTATGATCGCGAAATATTGGTTTGAACAACTCATTGGCGTGCCATGCCAAGTGGAAATCGCGAGTGAATTCCGCTATCGCACACCTGTAATTGTTGAAAACACGCTCTATGTTTGTATTTCTCAATCAGGTGAAACAGCCGATACTTTAGCTGCATTACGTGAAACGCAAAAACGTGCCAAAGCAAACAAGCTCAGCATTCAGACTTTAACCATCTGTAACGTTGCAACGTCTTCAATGGTACGTGAAACTGATCACCACTTATTGACCCTTGCTGGGCCTGAAATTGGTGTTGCATCAACTAAAGCGTTCACGACTCAGCTTGCTGCGCTCATGCTACTCGTTCTCAAAATTGGACAAGTAAAACAGCGTATTAGCAATGCAATGATTGAAGAGCTTGCTCGTGAATTATGGCACAGCCCGAAAGTTATTCTTGATACGCTTAAAAATGATGATGAAATTTTACGTT
This window of the Acinetobacter sp. XH1741 genome carries:
- the glmS gene encoding glutamine--fructose-6-phosphate transaminase (isomerizing), yielding MCGIVGGVAERCVTEILIEGLKRLEYRGYDSAGVALLNNQQVLRERRVGKVINLADAVADQQLTGVVGIAHTRWATHGKPTENNAHPHMSGKVAVVHNGIIENYQELKDDLQALGYVFTSQTDTEVVAHLVAEALKSTDSLLEAVESVVPQLKGAYALGIIHSDYPDELITVREGSPLVIGVGIGENFISSDQLALLPVTNRFMYLEEGDIARLTRTSIEVFANGQLVERPVKELDATVSNASKGEFKHYMLKEIYEQPEAIKQTISQALDGNSLRADFLQDANADFSKIQSVQIIACGTSYHSGMIAKYWFEQLIGVPCQVEIASEFRYRTPVIVENTLYVCISQSGETADTLAALRETQKRAKANKLSIQTLTICNVATSSMVRETDHHLLTLAGPEIGVASTKAFTTQLAALMLLVLKIGQVKQRISNAMIEELARELWHSPKVILDTLKNDDEILRLSELFVEKQHCLFLGRGTHYPIALEGALKLKEISYIHAEGYAAGELKHGPLALVDNEMPIVILAPNDEMLDKLKSNMEEVQARGGELFVFADENSGVVEKDRQHVVQIPAVNEWLAPIIYSVPVQLLSYHVAVLRGTDVDQPRNLAKSVTVE
- the glmU gene encoding bifunctional UDP-N-acetylglucosamine diphosphorylase/glucosamine-1-phosphate N-acetyltransferase GlmU, translated to MSTTVIILAAGKGTRMRSQLPKVLQPLAGRPLLGHVIKTAKQLLAKNIITIYGHGGDHVKQTFAQENIEWVEQAEQLGTGHAVQMTLPVLPKDGISLILYGDVPLVRQATLEQLVEVSSKTGIGMITLHVDNPTGYGRIVRQEGKIQAIVEHKDATDAQRQIQEINTGIYCVSNAKLHEWLPKLSNENAQGEYYLTDIVAMAVADGLEIASIQPELAFEVEGVNDRLQLAALEREFQQQQAKELMQQGVTFADPARFDLRGSVKVGHDVRIDVNVIIEGDCEIGDFVEIGAGCILKNTKIAAGTKIQAYSVFDGAVVGENTQIGPFARLRPGAKLANEVHIGNFVEVKNTTIGLGSKANHFTYLGDAEIGADSNIGAGTITCNYDGANKHKTTIGDAVFIGSNSSLVAPVTIGNGATVGAGSVITKDVAEQSLSFERAQQISKANYQRPQKREK